CATTCCCAATAATATGAAAGCGAATCGGTATTTTCGGCCCTAAATTCCCGATAATCGGAAGGTTTAAAGCCTGCCCTAATGGTACGAAAAATACGATTCCGTCACCGGCTTCCATTTTTCCTACGTCATATTCTACATTTTCCAAATTCGGCAAATGTGATAAATCTCCATTTTCAGCCTGTTCTAAATACTCTTTTACTAATGCTGTTGTTTCTGCCCGTACTTGGTTAATTATTTCCGTATTAAATTTTGTCGTAATCATATCATCTGATTGGGTCGGTAAATCGACGATGACATCATTTACATCAAGCACACTTGATGTTCTGGAATTAATTGCTTTACTCACAACATACGAAGCTACTTTAAATGTTTGGACTTCGGCGTACTGTAAATAGGTTGGCATTAATCTATCGTTAATAACATATATACTAAAACAAACCATACCGACAATACTGACGATAACGATTGTTACGGCATTATGCATTTTGCCTTTTTTCCTGCCATAGGAATTCCACTTTCTTTTACGAAAACGCAAAAAAAATCCTCCTTCCCATAAAATATGAGAAGGAGGATTTTTCTATTCTATATTTTCATCAAAATCTACATCAACTTTTTTAATATCGACTGTCGGGTAATCACTTAAACATATTTCATAAGTAGCGTCCAACATCTGACCGTTTTCCTGGAAAATACGTA
This portion of the Solibacillus isronensis genome encodes:
- the yunB gene encoding sporulation protein YunB, translated to MRFRKRKWNSYGRKKGKMHNAVTIVIVSIVGMVCFSIYVINDRLMPTYLQYAEVQTFKVASYVVSKAINSRTSSVLDVNDVIVDLPTQSDDMITTKFNTEIINQVRAETTALVKEYLEQAENGDLSHLPNLENVEYDVGKMEAGDGIVFFVPLGQALNLPIIGNLGPKIPIRFHIIGNVSSNVESTVSEFGINNAIVEVNLLIGVNVQIIVPFASKSASVEQKIPIAIGLVRGTVPHIYSAGEGAQPSIEVPIPYE